In Aspergillus flavus chromosome 3, complete sequence, one genomic interval encodes:
- a CDS encoding dDENN domain protein translates to MPFSSSSSSSTPEVSTTPLADYFWIAGVDGAEILETFQRLGDEYRANSATAPGPALADTIEEDADAEEAHDPRLDSLSRPNSMAGGRNSFQRFSMRSGDSSESSGNGTSSNRSSLTIKGNQSPRGSSFLEDFDFDKALFKFANERESFLSDLSLSAGAITPTSRPRSRLRTQKIVSEESPSQPSSLLRSGIGSVRRHMAFRDMNSMKRQPSVARQASIRTSRRLSNYNSVIPAPQPLEISPTMHPLKRRFEPVLLDRYPTKGMSDELKQRGNFPDYVPMFAFPNDIHIVSSDQRPRSTWHGFVMTTDNGSRLHAICVIIWIPLNARAAEELEKRCEEWRKDNMTDEERELAASLGERLASERAKLSRLLAQLPTVPSGSEQREQLEDEISAVEEKIGLMTDLLRPVRHGAASKIEGLTDGDTGFWIPRAYGILGREESMTSFWKEWLKAVIVPMTEGSIQRIPPSSPRMGMWQPLERYVMNLCTEAFSPNSSKTQVELSVRELRLFARKEATNELPGSRNTDLYALFRTLSLPNIIILFEYALTESRIIFLSSHTSMLYLATRALVDLLFPFQWTGVLIPVLPARLIQALEAPCPYIVGIERRYEKVELPSDDFVLVDLDADLIESTVRPTPLPRHQRRKLHSLLQLAAPHHSRCGVPTGPPAYAVETFPFDAFMSENSSIYHSKAQSTQLAKYVSLNSSAFGQASMQGAYAPLVFNAYLHARYEQVPSRGYSSKGSDRPGTGSSKTGSPPSPRDSSPTSGHFPGSSRTDSGMALQASLREKRSGHFDAASRRSSSFGMELRGGVPRRPSAPFLGHTSNLSVTTLNTDYNSGSTYAPSVYAQSTVAASTIVPQPSSQPIHNSEGTCWVEGHCLQVLPCDDKSICAICDERADEAMYKCNACKTLVHNRCALQICLVCPAAFHPEQIRAAFVRCFASLLYTYKKFLQPASGDKKKAGLTYSFNMEAFLKSLPGEHAEYAAVLQQTQSFNEFISERERVNPKSKDPRMALFDEIVLSKRNRGRTSFFSSRMQTDFLSDTSNHLWVTASASSFGPGSRGQQGLSGDYTRVVTRAPAKLDNSLMKEPRMIHGAPRVSKTANNARRKPLPKLMNGLAISPP, encoded by the exons atgccattctcatcctcctcatcctcctccacccccgaGGTGTCTACCACCCCGCTCGCAGATTACTTCTGGATCGCAGGTGTCGATGGCGCGGAAATCTTAGAGACTTTCCAAAGACTCGGCGACGAATACAGGGCAAACAGTGCCACCGCTCCTGGCCCCGCTCTTGCGGACACGATCGAGGAAGATGCGGACGCGGAGGAGGCACACGACCCCCGTCTGGACTCCCTCTCTCGACCCAATTCCATGGCTGGGGGCCGCAATTCCTTCCAGCGGTTCTCAATGCGCTCAGGAGACTCCAGTGAGTCCAGTGGGAATGGTACCAGCAGCAACCGGAGCAGTCTGACCATCAAGGGTAATCAGTCGCCCAGAGGGTCGTCGTTTCTAGAAGATTTCGACTTTGACAAGGCCCTGTTCAAGTTTGCAAACGAGCGGGAGTCGTTCCTGTCGGATCTGAGTCTCAGTGCCGGAGCAATCACTCCCACCTCCCGTCCTAGGTCCAGGTTACGTACACAGAAGATTGTCTCCGAGGAAAGTCCCTCCCAGCCATCCAGCTTGCTTCGATCAGGCATTGGTAGTGTGCGGCGTCATATGGCATTCAGAGACATGAATAGTATGAAACGGCAGCCGTCAGTTGCTCGTCAAG CTTCTATCCGCACCTCGCGACGACTCAGTAACTACAACTCAGTTATTCCGGCACCGCAACCGTTGGAGATCTCCCCTACCATGCATCCCCTGAAACGCCGTTTCGAGCCCGTTCTCCTCGACCGGTACCCTACCAAAGGAATGTCTGACGAGCTGAAGCAGCGAGGCAACTTCCCGGACTATGTTCCGATGTTTGCCTTTCCGAACGATATCCATATTGTTTCTTCAGACCAGAGACCGCGCTCTACCTGGCACGGGTTTGTCATGACAACCGACAATGGCTCACGACTGCACGCCATTTGTGTTATCATTTGGATTCCACTGAATGCGCGAGCTGCAGAAGAGTTGGAGAAACGCTGCGAGGAATGGCGAAAAGACAATATGACAGACGAAGAGCGAGAGCTAGCGGCCAGTCTCGGTGAAAGGCTAGCAAGTGAACGGGCCAAACTTTCGAGACTTCTAGCCCAACTGCCCACGGTGCCTTCAGGGTcagaacaaagagaacaatTGGAGGATGAAATCAGTGCggttgaagagaaaatcGGCTTAATGACCGATCTTTTACGCCCAGTGCGGCACGGCGCAGCATCGAAAATCGAAGGTCTAACTGACGGCGACACGGGATTCTGGATCCCCCGCGCTTACGGGATTCttgggagggaagaaagcaTGACGAGTTTCTGGAAAGAGTGGCTGAAAGCAGTAATTGTGCCCATGACCGAGGGAAGCATTCAGCGGATCCCTCCAAGCTCTCCACGGATGGGGATGTGGCAACCCTTGGAACGATATGTGATGAACCTATGCACTGAGGCATTTAGCCCCAATTCGTCCAAAACCCAAGTGGAGCTTTCGGTTCGGGAGTTGCGCCTATTTGCGCGAAAAGAGGCTACCAACGAACTGCCAGGCTCCCGAAATACTGATCTCTATGCATTATTCCGAACTCTGTCACTGCCGAACATCATCATTCTCTTCGAGTACGCTCTGACCGAATCGCGTATAATATTCTTGTCATCCCATACTTCGATGCTTTACTTGGCGACTAGAGCCCTGGTTGATTTGTTGTTTCCCTTCCAGTGGACTGGGGTGCTCATTCCTGTTTTGCCTGCGCGTTTAATTCAAGCTCTCGAAGCTCCTTGTCCCTATATAGTAGGTATCGAGCGGAGGTATGAGAAGGTTGAGTTGCCATCGGATGACTTCGTCTTGGTGGATCTCGACGCAGACCTCATTGAGAGTACAGTTCGACCAACGCCCCTGCCGCGTCACCAGCGGAGGAAGCTGCATTCGCTGCTTCAACTGGCCGCCCCTCACCACAGTCGGTGCGGTGTCCCAACCGGTCCGCCAGCATATGCAGTGGAGACGTTCCCGTTTGATGCGTTCATGTCGGAGAATTCCTCTATATACCACTCCAAAGCGCAGTCGACACAGTTAGCTAAATACGTCAGTCTCAACTCGAGCGCATTCGGCCAGGCCTCTATGCAGGGAGCGTATGCGCCTCTCGTATTCAACGCCTATTTGCATGCTCGCTATGAGCAGGTTCCGTCTAGGGGATATTCGTCTAAGGGTTCTGACCGGCCGGGAACCGGATCATCCAAGACCGGATCGCCTCCTTCACCTAGAGATAGCTCTCCCACTTCAGGCCATTTCCCGGGTTCTTCGCGAACTGATTCGGGAATGGCTCTTCAGGCATCTTTGCGTGAGAAGCGCTCAGGTCATTTCGATGCTGCATCACGAAGAAGTTCGTCGTTTGGTATGGAGTTAAGAGGAGGTGTCCCAAGACGGCCAAGCGCTCCTTTCCTAGGTCACACCTCGAATTTATCCGTGACAACCCTGAATACGGATTATAATTCTGGGTCAACTTACGCACCCTCTGTCTATGCCCAATCGACTGTTGCTGCGTCCACAATTGTTCCCCAGCCTTCTTCGCAACCAATTCACAACTCCGAAGGTACCTGTTGGGTGGAGGGGCATTGCTTGCAAGTGCTGCCATGCGACGACAAGTCTATTTGTGCAATCTGTGATGAAAGGGCTGATGAAGCCATGTACAAGTGTAATGCCTGCAAGACCCTTGTTCATAACCGCTGTGCCTTACAGATCTGCCTGGTGTGTCCCGCTGCGTTCCATCCAGAACAGATTCGCGCCGCATTTGTTAGGTGTTTTGCCAGCTTGCTCTATACCTACAAGAAGTTCTTACAGCCTGCTTCCGGTGATAAGAAGAAAGCGGGCCTAACTTATAGCTTCAACATGGAGGCGTTCCTGAAGAGCTTGCCAGGCGAGCACGCTGAATATGCTGCGGTACTACAGCAAACACAAA GCTTCAATGAATTCATcagtgaaagagaaagagtCAATCCCAAGTCCAAGGACCCAAGAATGGCACTTTTTGATGAGATTGTCTTGTCTAAACGTAATCGTGGGcggacttctttcttctccagcCGAATGCAGACAGATTTCCTTTCGGATACGTCGAATCATCTCTGGGTAACTGCCAGTGCTAGTTCCTTCGGTCCAGGTAGCAGGGGGCAACAAGGCCTTTCTGGGGATTATACCCGTGTCGTCACTAGAG CACCAGCAAAACTCGATAATAGCCTGATGAAAGAGCCCCGCATGATCCACGGAGCACCTCGGGTATCGAAGACGGCAAACAATGCTCGTAGAAAGCCGCTGCCTAAGCTCATGAACGGGCTGGCCATTTCACCGCCATAA
- a CDS encoding pentafunctional AROM polypeptide, whose translation MMQTAIHKPVAMTLLTETSSPVTSIKGPSSFAITSPVQNLPPEPSRAVAIVYGPNQDTIVQVVAEILGKPWTTESSLSTLGRGSNAVVTGILADDLGRALEGCEKPAGILINTHCVDDGSFPDESLTDRCDYEFLYSLRSPFFRRDLTRFLSLILGQTRPHEDLKTKNRTNFISTTFPDVHAALPNLDILSVGSDAVEIRVDLLVEPSPVGISNRVPSLRYVGQQLMLLRQHTELPIIFTTRCTKENGKFPMEDPGLFYRYLRRAIQWGVEYIDVELWLPEDIRRQLAEVKGNSIIMSAFHDFSGTWKWTSPEAPRVFAESAKYADIVKMIAMVNTVEANYELEYFRSTIKRAHGSYPLLSAVNMGQMGQLSRALNTVFSPITHPLLPMIAAPGQLTAAEINEALHIMGQLPKRDLYAIGSFRSTPQSMFMEKCFNELSLPHTLTSIDRGPMGSIERVITQPSFGGASVHPPISSSTTCIPAVSDAARAIGLVDTIVAANSAAPNAQLVGENATWKGIRATLTRDYVPSAYRGRAAIILAGSESEASAAIFALRSLGVGAIYTVGFRASGPLADGLEPFTSIQSVKLVEQPFVIVSALPPEKSLLVQPLLRHYRTSGQTSPPSTRGKVYLDLTRGERTGDPVGVAVRAGWTAYGIEDVNAWTTVETLRLLVGQNVPFDFVRMASGRVF comes from the coding sequence ATGATGCAGACAGCCATTCATAAGCCCGTGGCTATGACACTCTTAACTGAAACCTCTTCCCCTGTTACCTCAATCAAAggaccttcttcctttgctATCACTTCTCCTGTCCAAAACCTACCCCCGGAGCCCTCTCGCGCTGTCGCCATTGTATATGGCCCCAATCAGGATACTATCGTCCAAGTCGTCGCTGAAATCCTGGGAAAGCCATGGACGACGGAATCATCCCTGTCCACGCTCGGGCGGGGCAGTAATGCTGTCGTGACCGGGATCTTGGCCGATGATCTGGGTCGCGCTCTGGAAGGGTGCGAGAAGCCTGCCGGCATCTTAATCAACACGCACTGCGTGGATGATGGATCATTTCCGGACGAATCACTCACCGACCGCTGCGACTATGAGTTTCTGTACTCCCTTCGGAGTCCTTTCTTTCGCCGCGATCTAACCCGGTTTTTGTCTTTGATCCTGGGCCAAACCAGACCACACGAAGACTTGAAGACCAAAAACCGCACTAATTTTATCTCCACGACCTTTCCGGACGTCCATGCGGCGCTACCCAATCTTGACATCCTGTCGGTAGGTTCTGATGCTGTCGAGATCCGTGTAGACCTATTGGTTGAGCCCTCGCCTGTGGGTATTTCCAACCGGGTGCCCAGCCTGAGGTACGTGGGACAGCAGTTGATGTTGCTTCGGCAGCATACTGAGCTGCCAATCATCTTCACCACGCGGTGCACTAAGGAAAATGGTAAGTTCCCCATGGAAGACCCGGGGCTATTTTACAGGTATCTTCGCCGGGCGATCCAGTGGGGTGTCGAGTATATAGATGTCGAGCTGTGGCTTCCAGAGGATATCCGGAGACAATTAGCGGAGGTCAAAGGAAATAGCATCATCATGTCAGCATTTCATGATTTCTCAGGGACATGGAAATGGACATCCCCCGAGGCACCGCGGGTCTTCGCGGAAAGTGCCAAATACGCGGATATTGTGAAGATGATTGCTATGGTCAATACGGTAGAGGCCAATTATGAACTCGAGTATTTTCGGTCCACGATCAAGAGGGCCCATGGATCGTACCCCCTCCTGTCGGCTGTCAACATGGGACAGATGGGCCAGCTCTCGCGAGCACTCAACACTGTGTTCTCACCCATCACGCATCCGCTATTGCCGATGATTGCAGCGCCGGGACAACTAACCGCGGCGGAGATTAACGAGGCGCTCCATATTATGGGGCAGCTGCCTAAGCGCGACCTGTACGCCATCGGATCATTTCGCTCAACACCGCAGTCGATGTTTATGGAGAAATGTTTTAACGAACTGAGCCTGCCTCACACCCTGACTTCGATTGACCGTGGACCCATGGGTTCCATCGAACGAGTGATCACTCAGCCCTCCTTTGGGGGAGCATCAGTGCATCCGCCTATCTCGAGCAGCACCACATGCATTCCAGCCGTCAGCGACGCTGCCCGTGCAATTGGATTGGTCGACACGATAGTGGCAGCAAACAGCGCTGCACCGAATGCTCAGTTGGTTGGGGAGAATGCGACATGGAAGGGGATCCGGGCAACATTAACCCGAGATTACGTGCCGTCTGCATATCGCGGCCGAGCGGCGATTATTCTTGCAGGTAGTGAGAGCGAGGCATCAGCGGCCATCTTTGCATTACGCAGCTTAGGCGTTGGAGCGATCTACACGGTGGGGTTCCGAGCGAGCGGCCCGCTGGCGGACGGATTAGAGCCGTTCACGTCGATCCAGTCCGTGAAACTGGTTGAACAGCCGTTTGTGATTGTATCGGCGTTGCCGCCAGAGAAGTCGTTGCTGGTCCAGCCGCTGTTGCGACACTACCGCACGAGTGGTCAAACCTCACCACCATCTACACGGGGGAAAGTGTACCTCGACTTGACTCGAGGTGAACGCACGGGGGACCCCGTCGGAGTCGCTGTGCGTGCGGGATGGACAGCATACGGGATTGAAGATGTGAATGCATGGACAACGGTGGAGACGCTGCGACTGCTGGTGGGACAGAATGTACCGTTTGATTTTGTGCGAATGGCGTCAGGTCGTGTGTTTTGA
- a CDS encoding Zn(II)2Cys6 transcription factor — MSCNVAMSRPQVSIDRLTPRRVNAEPRESMNCKSCRKRKIKCNRLRPSCEACKVFQCPCIYDAVPKKRGPKTDVLEALLKRVDGLEKRLQDDNHPLSPTSSASPTKSMEQLAAQVNFHPPPPSHTFPPPPTPQQSSQSHRLPDSMLDVYFARLHGKPYFILDESATRQLHQRGHLPVCLSMAIHALTIRYTVLNPSPQGLDYARQARRLVDIDDPSIEGLQTLLLLSQTFFAYGYGRKAYMALSNAVAMVLALDLYRELPAQSPSRSAEREMRRRLFWTAYTMDRFLTCGSKRPCLLADHSIVLRLPSAGPEAGEWFNPVGPNIQFTSDRRKGPGATALLVDITRILGVTHRYLAAGGVKGDSHFPWHALSNLSKIRQELDIWAAGTQDLFASIEALFGHPESTLLLLSKLIYHLVHCLLYRPFLPIDLAELRGTGQHQSWQIEATTLCFSHANAIAELVELARHAPRIEWPDLIAYCVCTAGTVHIHGVHYNGREGEVFASSADFLTREMNQLIWLRHSCSGVQHQREMLQAISACHADLVRTLAARPVRFAPVFHLEDFFDRYPGLAVEGAHVRLVDIDDPARFDRVDAHDGNRAIYPAIPPATPTLPSQAGRSNSISFNPPQPSPSPWLGPDLSLPDGSLGFSPSGVNTSPAAFLSEPFNAPTPPSQPQYATFPFEASVPGTALTPDAQSQGSASGAGAGPGDQGSSEKDPFLSLLEQLAENEHSQGGPSELDFFLGESLEAPRDGCQDEVVNA; from the exons ATGTCATGTAATGTGGCCATGTCACGACCTCAGGTCAGCATCGACCGGCTAACTCCCCGCCGAGTCAATGCCGAACCGCGAGAGTCGATGAATTGCAAGTCAtgtcggaagaggaag atcAAGTGCAACCGGCTGCGTCCAAGTTGTGAGGCTTGCAAGGTGTTCCAGTGCCCTTGTATATATG ATGCCGTACCGAAAAAACGTGGCCCTAAAACAGATGTCTTGGAGGCCCTACTCAAGCGCGTCGATGGCTTGGAAAAGCGTCTCCAGGATGACAACCATCCCCTGTCGCCCACCTCCTCTGCCTCTCCTACCAAGTCAATGGAGCAACTTGCGGCACAGGTGAACTTtcaccctccacctccatcGCACACATTCCCCCCACCTCCGACGCCGCAGCAATCTTCTCAAAGTCACAGGCTACCTGACTCGATGCTGGACGTTTACTTTGCTCGACTTCATGGCAAGCCCTACTTTATCTTGGACGAGTCTGCTACCCGCCAGCTTCATCAGCGAGGACACTTACCCGTATGTTTATCTATGGCTATCCATGCTCTGACGATAAG ATATACCGTTCTCAACCCTTCTCCTCAAGGTCTAGACTATGCTCGTCAGGCTCGACGCTTAGTGGACATTGATGATCCTTCTATTGAGGGGCTGCAGACTCTTCTACTATTATCACAGACCTTTTTCGCTTACGGTTATGGCAGAAAGGCCTACATGGCGTTGA GCAATGCTGTTGCTATGGTCTTGGCTTTGGACCTGTATCGTGAACTACCTGCTCAAAGCCCGTCGCGTAGTGCGGAACGTGAGATGAGGCGTCGTCTCTTTTGGACGGCTTATACCATGGATCGCTTTCTTACTTGTGGCTCTAAGCGGCCCTGTCTCCTCGCTGACCATTCCATCGTATTACGGTTACCTTCCGCTGGACCGGAAGCTGGCGAATGGTTTAACCCGGTCGGTCCCAACATCCAGTTCACATCCGACCGTCGCAAGGGCCCAGGAGCCACTGCTCTTTTGGTCGACATCACTCGAATTTTGGGCGTCACCCACCGCTACTTAGCTGCTGGCGGTGTCAAAGGTGACTCGCATTTTCCTTGGCATGCTCTCTCAAACTTGTCCAAGATCCGTCAGGAACTTGACATCTGGGCGGCCGGCACGCAGGACCTATTCGCCTCAATCGAGGCCCTATTTGGTCATCCAGAGAGCACGCTTCTGCTTCTTAGCAAATTGATATATCACCTAGTCCATTGCCTGCTGTATCGACCGTTTCTTCCTATTGACCTCGCTGAGCTCCGCGGGACGGGCCAGCATCAGTCATGGCAGATTGAGGCTACCACGCTTTGTTTCTCGCACGCCAATGCCATCGCCGAGTTGGTTGAGCTGGCGCGCCATGCGCCGCGCATTGAATGGCCGGACTTGATAGCCTACTGTGTTTGCACCGCTGGTACGGTCCACATTCACGGCGTACATTACAATGGCCGCGAGGGTGAAGTATTCGCATCGAGTGCTGACTTCCTTACGCGTGAGATGAACCAGCTAATATGGCTGCGTCATTCCTGCTCGGGAGTTCAGCACCAGCGCGAGATGCTACAAGCCATTTCGGCATGTCACGCAGATCTGGTGCGAACATTAGCTGCGCGACCGGTGCGGTTCGCACCGGTCTTCCATCTGGAGGATTTTTTCGATCGGTATCCAGGATTAGCTGTTGAAGGAGCGCATGTAAGATTAGTGGATATAGATGACCC CGCCCGCTTTGACCGCGTGGATGCCCACGACGGGAATAGAGCGATTTATCCGGCGATCCCACCAGCTACGCCAACTCTCCCATCACAAGCCGGCCGAAGCAACTCGATCAGCTTCAACCCACCCCAGCCATCACCCTCACCATGGCTTGGCCCCGACCTGAGTCTTCCAGACGGCAGTCTCGGGTTCTCTCCGTCCGGGGTAAACACCTCCCCAGCCGCATTCCTCTCCGAGCCATTCAACGCACCGACACCACCGTCACAACCGCAATACGCCACCTTCCCCTTTGAAGCATCCGTTCCGGGGACAGCTTTGACGCCGGACGCTCAGTCCCAAGGTAGCGCCTCGGGGGCGGGAGCGGGGCCGGGAGACCAAGGCTCGTCCGAGAAGGACCCATTCCTAAGCTTGTTGGAGCAGCTAGCGGAAAACGAGCACTCGCAAGGGGGTCCGAGCGAGCTGGACTTCTTTCTTGGAGAGAGCTTAGAGGCACCGAGGGACGGATGCCAGGATGAAGTTGTTAATGCTTAG